A region of Centropristis striata isolate RG_2023a ecotype Rhode Island chromosome 17, C.striata_1.0, whole genome shotgun sequence DNA encodes the following proteins:
- the si:ch73-335l21.2 gene encoding RING finger domain-containing protein: MIGDVVPALQQEEAAAAAPSSLSSSVPGDSMDVECPICYQEYNPYNKCPRMLECLHVFCTECLQRIQLCPCDPHGPQAVPCPLCRHLTPLAGGDALSLPCNSRILSRLPPAAFRLPVNMAARFATVTQRVVLSLEGDSRDTRFIILPTVSLRVQQMHPDRLYGAAPGLVGEEEVIEQSKKTLFCVQLLAVTFWVLFVITCVVGVVFGPHFMNRRL, encoded by the coding sequence ATGATAGGGGATGTTGTCCcagctctgcagcaggaggaggcagctgctgcagcacccAGCAGCCTCAGCAGCAGCGTCCCTGGGGACTCCATGGACGTGGAGTGTCCCATCTGCTACCAGGAGTACAACCCGTACAACAAATGCCCTCGGATGCTGGAGTGTCTCCATGTTTTCTGCACCGAGTGCCTCCAGAGGATCCAGCTCTGCCCCTGTGACCCCCACGGCCCGCAGGCCGTCCCCTGCCCCCTGTGCCGCCACCTCACCCCTCTGGCGGGCGGGGACGCTCTCTCTTTACCCTGCAACTCCCGCATCCTGTCCAGGCTGCCCCCCGCCGCCTTCCGCCTGCCCGTGAACATGGCGGCACGCTTCGCCACCGTCACCCAGAGAGTGGTGCTCTCTCTGGAGGGCGACAGCAGGGACACCCGCTTCATCATCCTGCCCACCGTCAGCCTGCGGGTGCAGCAGATGCACCCTGACAGGCTGTACGGCGCGGCGCCGGGCctggtgggggaggaggaggtcatAGAGCAGAGCAAGAAGACGCTGTTCTGTGTGCAGCTGCTTGCTGTCACCTTCTGGGTGCTGTTTGTCATCACCTGCGTGGTCGGGGTGGTGTTCGGGCCACATTTCATGAACAGGAGACTTTAA